A genomic stretch from Helianthus annuus cultivar XRQ/B chromosome 1, HanXRQr2.0-SUNRISE, whole genome shotgun sequence includes:
- the LOC110901379 gene encoding pentatricopeptide repeat-containing protein At1g08070, chloroplastic, which produces MLQNPHTHNHFTFNLALKACCLTNSFIKGQEIHTHLIKTGHFSHTYIQNILIHFYVLGNDIVYAHRVFQSVNIPTVVSYTSIISGFSKFGFVDEAIGMFCLMSVDHNVDPNANTLVSVLSACGNARGLNVGKAVHCYWVKCFDEENVIFDNALLNFYVKVGLMEDARQMFDEMRERDVVSWSTMVGGFVQWGFCEKAVAVFNKMVGEGAIKPNEATLVSVAGACASIGSLRLCESVHLYVRERGDIPIEGNVGNAFINMYAKCGNVRNAICVFKTLRYKDMISWSTMINGLAINGLGHHVLPLFGLMLVHGVAPDDVTFISLLTACSHGGLVDEGVMLFKGMVDTYGINVHEKHCACVVDLYARAGRFKEAEEFVMGMDIEPDGPVWGALVSACRVHENEAMVRRLSETLVDKGMSGGTLCLVSNSFASSSKWDESMEVRNVISSLGLKKMAGSSWIELDV; this is translated from the coding sequence ATGCTCCAAAACCCACACACCCACAACCATTTCACCTTCAATCTTGCTCTCAAAGCATGCTGCTTAACAAATTCCTTCATCAAAGGCCAAGAAATCCACACCCACTTGATCAAAACCGGCCATTTCTCCCACACATACATCCAAAACATACTCATCCACTTCTACGTTCTTGGAAACGACATCGTTTATGCTCATCGCGTCTTCCAGAGTGTTAACATTCCTACTGTGGTTTCATACACTTCGATTATTTCTGGGTTTTCGAAATTTGGGTTTGTAGATGAAGCTATTGGTATGTTTTGTTTGATGAGTGTTGACCATAATGTTGACCCGAATGCTAATACTCTTGTTAGTGTTTTGTCTGCTTGTGGTAATGCGAGAGGATTGAACGTTGGGAAAGCTGTTCATTGTTATTGGGTGAAGTGTTTTGATGAAGAGAATGTGATTTTTGATAATGCTTTGTTGAATTTTTATGTGAAAGTTGGGTTAATGGAGGATGCACGCCAGATGTTTGATGAAATGCGTGAGAGAGATGTGGTGTCTTGGAGCACTATGGTGGGTGGGTTTGTGCAATGGGGGTTTTGTGAAAAGGCGGTTGCGGTTTTTAATAAGATGGTGGGAGAGGGAGCGATTAAGCCGAATGAGGCGACGTTGGTTAGTGTAGCGGGTGCTTGCGCGTCGATTGGGTCATTGAGGTTGTGTGAATCGGTGCATTTGTATGTTCGAGAAAGAGGTGATATTCCAATCGAAGGAAACGTGGGTAATGCGTTTATAAACATGTATGCTAAATGTGGTAATGTAAGGAACGCGATCTGTGTGTTTAAAACGCTTAGATATAAGGATATGATATCTTGGAGCACGATGATTAACGGGCTTGCAATAAATGGGCTTGGACATCATGTTTTACCGTTATTCGGGCTTATGCTAGTTCATGGGGTTGCGCCGGATGATGTTACGTTTATTAGTTTGTTAACCGCGTGCAGCCATGGTGGGCTAGTTGATGAAGGGGTGATGCTGTTTAAAGGTATGGTTGACACGTATGGCATTAATGTTCACGAGAAGCATTGTGCGTGCGTTGTGGACTTGTATGCACGAGCTGGGCGGTTCAAAGAAGCAGAGGAGTTTGTTATGGGTATGGATATAGAACCGGATGGGCCGGTTTGGGGTGCGTTGGTTAGTGCTTGTAGGGTTCATGAGAACGAGGCGATGGTTAGACGGTTAAGTGAGACGCTTGTTGACAAAGGCATGAGTGGTGGGACTTTGTGTTTGGTGTCAAATAGTTTTGCAAGTTCAAGTAAATGGGATGAATCAATGGAGGTTagaaatgtgattagttctttaggTTTGAAAAAGATGGCTGGTTCTAGTTGGATTGAGCTTGATGTATAG